A window from Enterocloster bolteae encodes these proteins:
- the argB gene encoding acetylglutamate kinase, producing the protein MNLEPMQKAAVLIEALPYIQRFNRKIVVVKYGGSAMVDEELKKKVIQDVVLLKLVGFKPIIVHGGGKEISRWVGKVGMEAQFKNGLRVTDEPTMEIAEMVLNKVNKSLVQLVSELGINAVGISGKDGMMLKCRKKYAGGEDIGFVGDVEEVNPKIIYDLLEKDFLPIICPIGFDEDFLSYNINADDAACAIATAVEAEKLAFLTDVEGVYKDYEDKSSLISEMTVEEAQNFVDSGMLGGGMLPKLQNCINAIKNGVSRVHILDGRIPHCLLLEIFTDKGIGTAIYNSEEDERYYHG; encoded by the coding sequence ATGAATTTGGAACCAATGCAGAAGGCGGCCGTGCTCATTGAGGCACTGCCTTATATCCAGCGTTTTAACAGGAAAATCGTGGTGGTAAAATACGGCGGAAGCGCCATGGTGGATGAGGAACTGAAGAAAAAGGTTATACAGGATGTGGTGCTTCTTAAGCTGGTAGGCTTTAAGCCCATCATTGTGCACGGAGGCGGGAAGGAGATCAGCCGCTGGGTAGGCAAGGTGGGAATGGAGGCCCAGTTTAAGAACGGACTCAGGGTTACAGACGAACCCACCATGGAGATTGCCGAGATGGTCCTTAATAAAGTCAATAAGAGCCTGGTCCAGCTGGTCAGTGAGCTGGGTATCAATGCGGTGGGAATCAGCGGCAAGGACGGCATGATGCTTAAATGCCGTAAGAAATACGCCGGCGGAGAGGACATCGGGTTTGTGGGAGATGTGGAGGAAGTGAATCCCAAAATCATATATGATTTGCTGGAAAAGGATTTTCTGCCCATCATCTGTCCCATAGGCTTTGATGAGGATTTCCTGAGCTATAACATCAATGCGGATGACGCGGCCTGTGCCATTGCAACGGCAGTGGAGGCGGAAAAGCTTGCTTTTCTTACGGATGTGGAGGGCGTGTATAAGGATTATGAGGATAAGTCCTCCCTTATCTCCGAGATGACGGTGGAGGAGGCCCAGAATTTTGTGGACAGCGGAATGCTGGGAGGCGGTATGCTTCCCAAGCTTCAAAACTGCATCAACGCCATAAAAAACGGCGTATCCAGGGTGCATATCCTGGACGGGCGTATTCCTCATTGCCTGCTGCTGGAAATCTTTACTGACAAGGGTATTGGAACCGCTATCTATAATTCCGAAGAAGATGAGAGGTATTATCATGGCTGA
- the argJ gene encoding bifunctional glutamate N-acetyltransferase/amino-acid acetyltransferase ArgJ — MDETGMGIKIITGGVTAARGFKAASTAAGIKYKDRQDMAMIYSQEPCRSAGTFTTNIVKAAPVKWDKNQVTSGAPARAVVINAGIANACTGEEGMGYCGQTAEAAALALGISAESVLVASTGVIGMQLPMDRITAGVKAMAPLLDGSLESGTGASMAIMTTDTKNKEVAVRFELGGTTVTMGGMCKGSGMIHPNMCTMLSFVTTDAAISKELLQEALSQDIQDTYNMISVDGDTSTNDTVLLLANGLAGNKEITEKNEDYHTFCRALKIVNETLAKKMAGDGEGCTALFEVKVVGAETKEQAKILAKSVICSSLTKAAIFGHDANWGRILCAMGYSGAQFDPEKVDLFFESAAGKMQIIKDGVAVDYSEEQATRILSEPEVTAVADIKMGDAKAAAWGCDLTFDYVKINADYRS, encoded by the coding sequence ATGGATGAGACAGGCATGGGAATCAAAATCATAACCGGCGGCGTCACGGCTGCCAGGGGCTTTAAGGCTGCTTCAACAGCAGCCGGAATCAAATATAAGGACCGTCAGGACATGGCTATGATTTACAGCCAGGAGCCCTGCAGGTCGGCAGGAACCTTCACCACCAATATTGTGAAGGCAGCTCCTGTAAAATGGGATAAGAACCAGGTGACAAGCGGGGCGCCTGCCCGGGCAGTGGTTATAAACGCAGGCATTGCCAATGCCTGCACCGGAGAGGAAGGCATGGGGTACTGCGGACAGACAGCAGAGGCAGCGGCCCTGGCCCTGGGAATTTCTGCTGAAAGCGTCCTGGTGGCATCCACAGGCGTCATCGGCATGCAGCTGCCCATGGACAGGATTACGGCAGGGGTCAAGGCCATGGCTCCTTTGCTGGACGGAAGCCTTGAGAGCGGCACAGGCGCATCCATGGCCATTATGACTACGGATACAAAGAACAAGGAGGTGGCTGTCCGGTTTGAGCTGGGAGGAACCACGGTGACCATGGGAGGCATGTGCAAGGGCTCCGGTATGATTCATCCCAATATGTGCACCATGCTAAGCTTTGTGACTACGGATGCGGCCATCAGCAAAGAGCTGCTCCAGGAGGCACTCAGCCAGGATATACAGGATACATACAACATGATTTCCGTGGATGGGGACACATCCACCAATGACACGGTTCTACTTCTGGCAAACGGTCTGGCCGGCAACAAAGAAATTACAGAGAAGAATGAGGATTACCATACCTTCTGCAGAGCCTTAAAGATTGTAAACGAAACATTAGCCAAGAAAATGGCAGGCGACGGCGAGGGCTGCACCGCTCTGTTTGAGGTAAAGGTAGTGGGGGCAGAGACTAAGGAACAGGCCAAAATTCTGGCAAAATCAGTAATCTGCTCCAGCCTTACCAAGGCAGCCATCTTCGGCCATGACGCCAACTGGGGCAGGATACTCTGCGCCATGGGTTATTCCGGGGCACAGTTTGATCCGGAAAAGGTGGACCTGTTTTTTGAGAGCGCGGCAGGAAAGATGCAGATTATTAAGGACGGCGTGGCCGTGGACTACAGCGAGGAGCAGGCTACCCGGATACTGTCAGAGCCGGAGGTGACGGCTGTGGCCGACATCAAGATGGGGGATGCAAAGGCCGCTGCGTGGGGCTGCGATCTGACCTTTGACTATGTTAAGATTAATGCGGATTACCGCTCATAA
- a CDS encoding GNAT family N-acetyltransferase, with protein MAGTMDILIREMTIADYDQVYGLWTEIKGFGIRSIDDSREGVDRFLGRNPTTSVVAVQNGHIIGNILCGHDGRTGCFYHVCVAPGYRKHGIGYRMVRFAMEALQKEGVSKISLIAFKGNEVGNAFWQGIGWQEREDVNTYEFILNEENITRFVR; from the coding sequence ATGGCAGGTACAATGGATATCCTTATCCGCGAAATGACAATAGCGGATTACGACCAGGTCTACGGCCTGTGGACAGAAATCAAGGGCTTTGGAATCAGAAGTATTGACGATTCACGGGAGGGCGTGGATCGCTTTCTTGGGAGGAATCCCACTACCAGTGTGGTGGCTGTCCAGAACGGTCATATTATAGGAAATATCCTCTGCGGCCATGACGGCAGGACCGGTTGTTTTTATCATGTGTGCGTGGCGCCGGGATACAGGAAACACGGCATTGGATACCGCATGGTGCGCTTTGCCATGGAGGCCCTTCAGAAGGAAGGAGTCAGCAAAATCAGCCTGATTGCGTTTAAGGGTAATGAGGTGGGAAATGCGTTCTGGCAGGGAATCGGGTGGCAGGAACGGGAGGATGTGAATACATACGAATTCATACTGAATGAGGAAAACATCACCCGGTTTGTACGGTAA